A region of Lycium barbarum isolate Lr01 chromosome 3, ASM1917538v2, whole genome shotgun sequence DNA encodes the following proteins:
- the LOC132633322 gene encoding boron transporter 4-like: MKCRFGTPFKGIAEDIRGRVSCYKQDWIAGIRSGIGILAPTTYMFFASALPVIAFGEQLSRATDGSLSTVETLASTAICGIIHSILGGQPLMILGVAEPTIIMYSYLYKFAKGREDLGQTLYLAWTGWVCVWIALVLFLLAIFNACSIISKFTRIAGETFGMLIAVLFIQEAIKGIVSEFSIPKAEDTSSEIYQFHWLYINGLLGIIFTFGLLCTALKSRKARSWWYGTGWIRSFIADYGVPLMVLMWSVLSFIVPSEVPSGVPRTLYSPLPWESASLYHWTVIKDMGKVPPAYIFAAIIPAVMIAGLYFFDHSVASQMAQQKEFNLKNPSSYHYDILLLGFMTLLCGLIGLPPSNGVLPQSPMHTKSLAVLKKQLIRKKMVESAKESIKRKASNSEIYGNMQAAFIEIDSSPVNEVAKELKHLKEAIMKREIENANGIFDPEKHIDAYLPVRVNEQRVSNLLQSLLVATSVGAMPITKKIPTSVLWGYFAYMAIDSLPGNQLWERILLLFITPGRRFKILAVFHASFMESVPFRCIAIFTVFQLVYLLVIFGVTWIPIAGILFPLPFFLLISIRQHLLPKLFHPRHLQELDAAEYEEIAGAPQRALSFSFRESEVIIPGTDEGITEICDAEILDELTTSRGELKVRTVSFSEDKRPQVYPTADSIESE, translated from the exons ATGAAGTGTCGTTTTGGAACTCCATTCAAAGGCATTGCAGAGGATATTCGAGGACGAGTATCTTGCTACAAGCAGGATTGGATTGCTGGAATTAGATCCGGAATAGG GATATTGGCTCCAACTACCTACATGTTTTTTGCATCTGCTCTTCCAGTGATTGCTTTTGGAGAACAATTGAGCAGAGCTACAG ATGGGAGCCTGAGTACTGTGGAAACTTTAGCTTCTACAGCAATTTGTGGTATCATTCACTCTATACTCGGTGGGCAACCTCTTATGATACTAGGAGTTGCAGAACCTACTATTATTATGTACAGTTACTTGTACAAGTTCGCTAAAGGAAGAGAAGATTTGGGACAGACCCTTTACTTAGCTTGGACTGGATG GGTTTGTGTCTGGATAGCTCTTGTGTTATTTCTTCTAGCCATATTCAATGCCTGCTCTATTATCAGTAAATTTACAAGGATTGCTGGGGAGACTTTTGGCATGCTTATCGCGGTGCTTTTCATTCAAGAGGCAATTAAG GGAATAGTGAGCGAGTTTAGCATCCCTAAAGCCGAGGATACAAGTTCAGAGATATATCAATTCCATTGGCTTTACATAAATGGGCTACTTGGAATCATATTCACCTTTGGCCTTCTCTGCACAGCCTTAAAGAGCAGAAAAGCAAGGTCATGGTGGTACGGCACAG GCTGGATTAGAAGCTTCATCGCTGATTATGGAGTTCCTTTAATGGTTCTCATGTGGTCAGTACTCTCATTTATCGTGCCAAGTGAAGTTCCATCCGGAGTTCCTAGAACGCTCTATAGTCCCCTTCCTTGGGAATCTGCATCTTTATATCACTGGACTGTAATTAAG GACATGGGGAAGGTTCCTCCAGCATACATATTTGCTGCCATAATACCAGCTGTGATGATAGCCGGACTATATTTCTTTGACCACAGTGTTGCTTCGCAGATGGCACAACAAAAAGAGTTCAACTTAAAGAATCCTTCTTCTTATCATTATGATATCTTGCTCTTGGGATTTATG ACTTTGCTATGTGGTTTGATTGGATTGCCTCCTTCAAATGGTGTCCTGCCACAGTCCCCTATGCATACTAAAAGTTTGGCTGTTCTTAAGAAACAG CTTATCCGAAAGAAGATGGTTGAAAGTGCGAAGGAGAGTATCAAACGAAAAGCTAGCAACTCCGAAATCTATGGCAACATGCAAGCTGCATTCATAGAGATCGATAGTTCACCTGTT AATGAAGTAGCtaaagagttgaaacacttgaaagAGGCAATAATGAAACGTGAAATTGAAAATGCAAATGGCATATTCGATCCTGAGAAGCATATTGATGCTTACTTGCCCGTTCGAGTCAATGAACAAAGAGTGAGCAATCTATTGCAGTCCCTTCTAGTGGCAACATCAGTAGGTGCTATGCCAATAACAAAGAAGATACCAACCTCAGTTCTTTGGGGATATTTCGCCTACATGGCTATTGACAGCTTGCCAGGAAATCAACTATGGGAAAGAATCTTGCTTCTCTTCATCACCCCTGGCAGGAGATTTAA GATCCTTGCAGTGTTTCATGCATCTTTCATGGAATCAGTACCATTCAGATGCATCGCAATCTTCACAGTTTTCCAATTGGTATATTTACTTGTGATCTTTGGAGTCACATGGATTCCCATAGCTGGCATTCTATTCCCCTTGCCATTCTTTCTCCTCATAAGCATAAGGCAACATTTGCTTCCCAAGTTGTTCCACCCTCGTCATTTGCAAGAGCTCGATGCAGCTGAGTATGAGGAAATTGCTGGCGCTCCACAACGTGCGCTTAGCTTCTCTTTCAGG GAAAGTGAGGTAATAATTCCTGGCACTGACGAAGGCATAACAGAGATATGTGATGCTGAGATTTTGGATGAACTTACAACCAGCAGAGGAGAGTTGAAAGTGAGGACTGTCAGCTTCAGCGAAGATAAGCGCCCACAG GTTTATCCAACTGCGGACAGTATAGAATCAGAGTAA